A region from the Zonotrichia leucophrys gambelii isolate GWCS_2022_RI chromosome Z, RI_Zleu_2.0, whole genome shotgun sequence genome encodes:
- the SEMA4D gene encoding semaphorin-4D isoform X5: protein MALCAFYAVWGLLLEVAIAFGPVPRITWEHKEVQLIHFNDSKVSNYSTLLLSEDKNVLYVGAREVIFALNAVNIAEKQHELHWKVTEDKRTKCAVKGKSEQTECRNYVRVLQQLNDTFLYVCGTNAFQPTCDYLNLISFELGGKNEDGKGRCPFDPAQSYTSVMVDEELYSGTSYNFLGSEPIISRHSHQSPLRTEYAIPWLNEPNFVFADVIRADPNSTDGEDDKIYFFFTEVSVEYEFVGKLMIPRIARVCKRDQGGLRTLQKKWTSFLKARLICTIPDKNLIFNVINDVFILKSPTLKEPVIYGVFTPQLNNVGLSAVCAYNLSTVEEVFSKGKYMQSATVEQSHTKWVRYNGEIPNPRPGACINNEARASNYMSSLNLPDKTLQFVKDHPLMDDSVTPMGDRPRLVKRDVKYTQIVVDRVRALNGTIYDVMFIGTDRGALHKAISYENGMHIIEETQLFPNFEPVQTLLLSSKTGRRYLFAGSNSGVVQSPLAFCDKYTTCVDCVLARDPYCAWKPLEASCIDIFKEGEMERNWIQHIGGDASSCSASSPIPFPPTGTSFLSCVGSDSPPSPTSTQPDVWSSKDPVKVMLLPPFLSDQAQHVSVRGPFHLFCQATAVWKLSRSWSR, encoded by the exons AGGTCCAGCTAATACATTTTAATGACTCAAAAGTGTCAAACTATTCAACCTTGCTGTTAAGTGAAGACAAAAACGTTCTGTATGTAGGAGCCCGGGAAGTGATCTTTGCCTTAAATGCGGTGAATATTGCTGAGAAGCAGCATGAG TTGCACTGGAAGGTCACAGAAGATAAAAGGACTAAATGTGCAGTTAAGGGCAAATCAGAACAG ACAGAATGTCGTAATTACGTGCGTGTCTTGCAACAGCTGAATGATACTTTCCTCTACGTGTGTGGAACTAATGCATTTCAACCAACGTGTGATTACCTG aatttaatttcatttgaacTTGGAGGTAAGAATGAAGACGGTAAGGGCAGATGTCCATTTGATCCTGCTCAAAGCTACACATCTGTTATGGTTG ATGAGGAGCTTTATTCTGGGACTTCGTACAATTTCTTGGGAAGTGAACCTATTATTTCACGCCACTCTCATCAGAGCCCTCTGAGAACAGAGTATGCAATACCTTGGCTTAATG AGCCCAACTTTGTTTTTGCTGATGTGATAAGAGCAGATCCAAACAGCACAGATGGAGAAGATGACAAGATATACTTCTTTTTCACTGAGGTGTCTGTGGAGTATGAATTTGTTGGAAAATTGATGATTCCAAGAATAGCTAGAGTATGCAAG AGGGACCAAGGAGGATTAAGGACCTTGCAAAAGAAATGGACTTCGTTTCTCAAGGCCAGACTGATTTGTACCATCCCTgataagaatttaattttcaatgttATCAATGATGTTTTTATTCTCAAATCTCCGACTTTGAAGGAACCAGTGATATATGGAGTCTTCACCCCACAACT GAATAATGTGGGGTTGTCAGCAGTGTGTGCATACAATCTGTCTACTGTAGAAGAGGTtttctcaaaaggaaaatacatgcAGAGTGCTACAGTGGAACAGTCCCATACAAAGTGGGTGCGATACAATGGGGAAATTCCGAATCCTCGACCTGGTGCG TGTATAAACAACGAAGCCAGAGCATCAAACTACATGAGTTCTCTGAATTTACCAGACAAAACATTGCAGTTTGTTAAAGATCATCCTCTAATGGATGACTCAGTGACCCCAATGGGAGACAGACCTCGCCTAGTAAAGCGAGATGTGAAGTATACACAGATTGTAGTTGACAGAGTCAGAGCACTCAATGGCACCATCTATGATGTGATGTTCATCGGTACAG ATCGAGGAGCCCTGCACAAAGCTATCAGCTATGAAAATGGAATGCATATTATTGAAGAAACGCagctttttccaaattttgAACCAGTCCAAACTCTCTTGCTTTCGTCCAAAACA ggCAGAAGATACCTCTTTGCTGGTTCAAATTCTGGTGTGGTGCAGTCTCCATTGGCATTTTGTGACAAGTACACCACTTGTGTTGACTGTGTTTTAGCAAGGGATCCTTACTGTGCTTGGAAACCACTTGAAGCTTCCTGcattgatatttttaaagaaggtGAAATGGAAAG GAACTGGATTCAACACATAGGTGGAGATGCATCTTCTTGTTCTG CCTCATCTCCTATACCTTTCCCTCCTACTGGTACCTCCTTTTTGTCCTGTGTGGGAAGTGATTCACCTCCTTCACCCACCAGTACCCAGCCTGATGTTTGGTCTAGCAAAGACCCCGTAAAGGTCATGTTGTTGCCACCTTTCCTAAGTGACCAGGCACAGCATGTTAGTGTCCGGGGACCCTTCCACCTCTTCTGCCAAGCCACAG CTGTCTGGAAactcagcaggagctg
- the SEMA4D gene encoding semaphorin-4D isoform X6: MALCAFYAVWGLLLEVAIAFGPVPRITWEHKEVQLIHFNDSKVSNYSTLLLSEDKNVLYVGAREVIFALNAVNIAEKQHELHWKVTEDKRTKCAVKGKSEQTECRNYVRVLQQLNDTFLYVCGTNAFQPTCDYLNLISFELGGKNEDGKGRCPFDPAQSYTSVMVDEELYSGTSYNFLGSEPIISRHSHQSPLRTEYAIPWLNEPNFVFADVIRADPNSTDGEDDKIYFFFTEVSVEYEFVGKLMIPRIARVCKRDQGGLRTLQKKWTSFLKARLICTIPDKNLIFNVINDVFILKSPTLKEPVIYGVFTPQLNNVGLSAVCAYNLSTVEEVFSKGKYMQSATVEQSHTKWVRYNGEIPNPRPGACINNEARASNYMSSLNLPDKTLQFVKDHPLMDDSVTPMGDRPRLVKRDVKYTQIVVDRVRALNGTIYDVMFIGTDRGALHKAISYENGMHIIEETQLFPNFEPVQTLLLSSKTGRRYLFAGSNSGVVQSPLAFCDKYTTCVDCVLARDPYCAWKPLEASCIDIFKEGEMERNWIQHIGGDASSCSASSPIPFPPTGTSFLSCVGSDSPPSPTSTQPDVWSSKDPVKVMLLPPFLSDQAQHVSVRGPFHLFCQATAVWKLSRS; this comes from the exons AGGTCCAGCTAATACATTTTAATGACTCAAAAGTGTCAAACTATTCAACCTTGCTGTTAAGTGAAGACAAAAACGTTCTGTATGTAGGAGCCCGGGAAGTGATCTTTGCCTTAAATGCGGTGAATATTGCTGAGAAGCAGCATGAG TTGCACTGGAAGGTCACAGAAGATAAAAGGACTAAATGTGCAGTTAAGGGCAAATCAGAACAG ACAGAATGTCGTAATTACGTGCGTGTCTTGCAACAGCTGAATGATACTTTCCTCTACGTGTGTGGAACTAATGCATTTCAACCAACGTGTGATTACCTG aatttaatttcatttgaacTTGGAGGTAAGAATGAAGACGGTAAGGGCAGATGTCCATTTGATCCTGCTCAAAGCTACACATCTGTTATGGTTG ATGAGGAGCTTTATTCTGGGACTTCGTACAATTTCTTGGGAAGTGAACCTATTATTTCACGCCACTCTCATCAGAGCCCTCTGAGAACAGAGTATGCAATACCTTGGCTTAATG AGCCCAACTTTGTTTTTGCTGATGTGATAAGAGCAGATCCAAACAGCACAGATGGAGAAGATGACAAGATATACTTCTTTTTCACTGAGGTGTCTGTGGAGTATGAATTTGTTGGAAAATTGATGATTCCAAGAATAGCTAGAGTATGCAAG AGGGACCAAGGAGGATTAAGGACCTTGCAAAAGAAATGGACTTCGTTTCTCAAGGCCAGACTGATTTGTACCATCCCTgataagaatttaattttcaatgttATCAATGATGTTTTTATTCTCAAATCTCCGACTTTGAAGGAACCAGTGATATATGGAGTCTTCACCCCACAACT GAATAATGTGGGGTTGTCAGCAGTGTGTGCATACAATCTGTCTACTGTAGAAGAGGTtttctcaaaaggaaaatacatgcAGAGTGCTACAGTGGAACAGTCCCATACAAAGTGGGTGCGATACAATGGGGAAATTCCGAATCCTCGACCTGGTGCG TGTATAAACAACGAAGCCAGAGCATCAAACTACATGAGTTCTCTGAATTTACCAGACAAAACATTGCAGTTTGTTAAAGATCATCCTCTAATGGATGACTCAGTGACCCCAATGGGAGACAGACCTCGCCTAGTAAAGCGAGATGTGAAGTATACACAGATTGTAGTTGACAGAGTCAGAGCACTCAATGGCACCATCTATGATGTGATGTTCATCGGTACAG ATCGAGGAGCCCTGCACAAAGCTATCAGCTATGAAAATGGAATGCATATTATTGAAGAAACGCagctttttccaaattttgAACCAGTCCAAACTCTCTTGCTTTCGTCCAAAACA ggCAGAAGATACCTCTTTGCTGGTTCAAATTCTGGTGTGGTGCAGTCTCCATTGGCATTTTGTGACAAGTACACCACTTGTGTTGACTGTGTTTTAGCAAGGGATCCTTACTGTGCTTGGAAACCACTTGAAGCTTCCTGcattgatatttttaaagaaggtGAAATGGAAAG GAACTGGATTCAACACATAGGTGGAGATGCATCTTCTTGTTCTG CCTCATCTCCTATACCTTTCCCTCCTACTGGTACCTCCTTTTTGTCCTGTGTGGGAAGTGATTCACCTCCTTCACCCACCAGTACCCAGCCTGATGTTTGGTCTAGCAAAGACCCCGTAAAGGTCATGTTGTTGCCACCTTTCCTAAGTGACCAGGCACAGCATGTTAGTGTCCGGGGACCCTTCCACCTCTTCTGCCAAGCCACAG CTGTCTGGAAactcagcaggagctg
- the SEMA4D gene encoding semaphorin-4D isoform X4 encodes MALCAFYAVWGLLLEVAIAFGPVPRITWEHKEVQLIHFNDSKVSNYSTLLLSEDKNVLYVGAREVIFALNAVNIAEKQHELHWKVTEDKRTKCAVKGKSEQTECRNYVRVLQQLNDTFLYVCGTNAFQPTCDYLNLISFELGGKNEDGKGRCPFDPAQSYTSVMVDEELYSGTSYNFLGSEPIISRHSHQSPLRTEYAIPWLNEPNFVFADVIRADPNSTDGEDDKIYFFFTEVSVEYEFVGKLMIPRIARVCKRDQGGLRTLQKKWTSFLKARLICTIPDKNLIFNVINDVFILKSPTLKEPVIYGVFTPQLNNVGLSAVCAYNLSTVEEVFSKGKYMQSATVEQSHTKWVRYNGEIPNPRPGACINNEARASNYMSSLNLPDKTLQFVKDHPLMDDSVTPMGDRPRLVKRDVKYTQIVVDRVRALNGTIYDVMFIGTDRGALHKAISYENGMHIIEETQLFPNFEPVQTLLLSSKTGRRYLFAGSNSGVVQSPLAFCDKYTTCVDCVLARDPYCAWKPLEASCIDIFKEGEMERNWIQHIGGDASSCSASSPIPFPPTGTSFLSCVGSDSPPSPTSTQPDVWSSKDPVKVMLLPPFLSDQAQHVSVRGPFHLFCQATAVWKLSRSCIPNMDGKVQITPTLSGGRMDK; translated from the exons AGGTCCAGCTAATACATTTTAATGACTCAAAAGTGTCAAACTATTCAACCTTGCTGTTAAGTGAAGACAAAAACGTTCTGTATGTAGGAGCCCGGGAAGTGATCTTTGCCTTAAATGCGGTGAATATTGCTGAGAAGCAGCATGAG TTGCACTGGAAGGTCACAGAAGATAAAAGGACTAAATGTGCAGTTAAGGGCAAATCAGAACAG ACAGAATGTCGTAATTACGTGCGTGTCTTGCAACAGCTGAATGATACTTTCCTCTACGTGTGTGGAACTAATGCATTTCAACCAACGTGTGATTACCTG aatttaatttcatttgaacTTGGAGGTAAGAATGAAGACGGTAAGGGCAGATGTCCATTTGATCCTGCTCAAAGCTACACATCTGTTATGGTTG ATGAGGAGCTTTATTCTGGGACTTCGTACAATTTCTTGGGAAGTGAACCTATTATTTCACGCCACTCTCATCAGAGCCCTCTGAGAACAGAGTATGCAATACCTTGGCTTAATG AGCCCAACTTTGTTTTTGCTGATGTGATAAGAGCAGATCCAAACAGCACAGATGGAGAAGATGACAAGATATACTTCTTTTTCACTGAGGTGTCTGTGGAGTATGAATTTGTTGGAAAATTGATGATTCCAAGAATAGCTAGAGTATGCAAG AGGGACCAAGGAGGATTAAGGACCTTGCAAAAGAAATGGACTTCGTTTCTCAAGGCCAGACTGATTTGTACCATCCCTgataagaatttaattttcaatgttATCAATGATGTTTTTATTCTCAAATCTCCGACTTTGAAGGAACCAGTGATATATGGAGTCTTCACCCCACAACT GAATAATGTGGGGTTGTCAGCAGTGTGTGCATACAATCTGTCTACTGTAGAAGAGGTtttctcaaaaggaaaatacatgcAGAGTGCTACAGTGGAACAGTCCCATACAAAGTGGGTGCGATACAATGGGGAAATTCCGAATCCTCGACCTGGTGCG TGTATAAACAACGAAGCCAGAGCATCAAACTACATGAGTTCTCTGAATTTACCAGACAAAACATTGCAGTTTGTTAAAGATCATCCTCTAATGGATGACTCAGTGACCCCAATGGGAGACAGACCTCGCCTAGTAAAGCGAGATGTGAAGTATACACAGATTGTAGTTGACAGAGTCAGAGCACTCAATGGCACCATCTATGATGTGATGTTCATCGGTACAG ATCGAGGAGCCCTGCACAAAGCTATCAGCTATGAAAATGGAATGCATATTATTGAAGAAACGCagctttttccaaattttgAACCAGTCCAAACTCTCTTGCTTTCGTCCAAAACA ggCAGAAGATACCTCTTTGCTGGTTCAAATTCTGGTGTGGTGCAGTCTCCATTGGCATTTTGTGACAAGTACACCACTTGTGTTGACTGTGTTTTAGCAAGGGATCCTTACTGTGCTTGGAAACCACTTGAAGCTTCCTGcattgatatttttaaagaaggtGAAATGGAAAG GAACTGGATTCAACACATAGGTGGAGATGCATCTTCTTGTTCTG CCTCATCTCCTATACCTTTCCCTCCTACTGGTACCTCCTTTTTGTCCTGTGTGGGAAGTGATTCACCTCCTTCACCCACCAGTACCCAGCCTGATGTTTGGTCTAGCAAAGACCCCGTAAAGGTCATGTTGTTGCCACCTTTCCTAAGTGACCAGGCACAGCATGTTAGTGTCCGGGGACCCTTCCACCTCTTCTGCCAAGCCACAG CTGTCTGGAAactcagcaggagctg
- the SEMA4D gene encoding semaphorin-4D isoform X1 produces MALCAFYAVWGLLLEVAIAFGPVPRITWEHKEVQLIHFNDSKVSNYSTLLLSEDKNVLYVGAREVIFALNAVNIAEKQHELHWKVTEDKRTKCAVKGKSEQTECRNYVRVLQQLNDTFLYVCGTNAFQPTCDYLNLISFELGGKNEDGKGRCPFDPAQSYTSVMVDEELYSGTSYNFLGSEPIISRHSHQSPLRTEYAIPWLNEPNFVFADVIRADPNSTDGEDDKIYFFFTEVSVEYEFVGKLMIPRIARVCKRDQGGLRTLQKKWTSFLKARLICTIPDKNLIFNVINDVFILKSPTLKEPVIYGVFTPQLNNVGLSAVCAYNLSTVEEVFSKGKYMQSATVEQSHTKWVRYNGEIPNPRPGACINNEARASNYMSSLNLPDKTLQFVKDHPLMDDSVTPMGDRPRLVKRDVKYTQIVVDRVRALNGTIYDVMFIGTDRGALHKAISYENGMHIIEETQLFPNFEPVQTLLLSSKTGRRYLFAGSNSGVVQSPLAFCDKYTTCVDCVLARDPYCAWKPLEASCIDIFKEGEMERNWIQHIGGDASSCSDKVRENPLQHTFKHGSTAELKCSQKSNLAQVVWKFKDDVLRVESPKYRLLEKALLIFNLSEGDSGVYQCLSEEKVKNKKFSQVLAKHVLELKKMQHTTVGPTATAAPTEGNSDVPKVSAVSTEGSTAHISTTHMVPVTTVRILTKPIGPVLTSVASNTELFNSIPDAVPEKTMFLKSNDNFLLMFLFLFFFILFLCLLSYNCYKGYLPGQCLKFRSVMLLGKKKTKSDFSDCEQSVKETLVEQGSVSHQSGEQPKPAHDTGYETEPDCGNSQLQAGDSQASREGAKDKPFDVKCELKYADSDVEGD; encoded by the exons AGGTCCAGCTAATACATTTTAATGACTCAAAAGTGTCAAACTATTCAACCTTGCTGTTAAGTGAAGACAAAAACGTTCTGTATGTAGGAGCCCGGGAAGTGATCTTTGCCTTAAATGCGGTGAATATTGCTGAGAAGCAGCATGAG TTGCACTGGAAGGTCACAGAAGATAAAAGGACTAAATGTGCAGTTAAGGGCAAATCAGAACAG ACAGAATGTCGTAATTACGTGCGTGTCTTGCAACAGCTGAATGATACTTTCCTCTACGTGTGTGGAACTAATGCATTTCAACCAACGTGTGATTACCTG aatttaatttcatttgaacTTGGAGGTAAGAATGAAGACGGTAAGGGCAGATGTCCATTTGATCCTGCTCAAAGCTACACATCTGTTATGGTTG ATGAGGAGCTTTATTCTGGGACTTCGTACAATTTCTTGGGAAGTGAACCTATTATTTCACGCCACTCTCATCAGAGCCCTCTGAGAACAGAGTATGCAATACCTTGGCTTAATG AGCCCAACTTTGTTTTTGCTGATGTGATAAGAGCAGATCCAAACAGCACAGATGGAGAAGATGACAAGATATACTTCTTTTTCACTGAGGTGTCTGTGGAGTATGAATTTGTTGGAAAATTGATGATTCCAAGAATAGCTAGAGTATGCAAG AGGGACCAAGGAGGATTAAGGACCTTGCAAAAGAAATGGACTTCGTTTCTCAAGGCCAGACTGATTTGTACCATCCCTgataagaatttaattttcaatgttATCAATGATGTTTTTATTCTCAAATCTCCGACTTTGAAGGAACCAGTGATATATGGAGTCTTCACCCCACAACT GAATAATGTGGGGTTGTCAGCAGTGTGTGCATACAATCTGTCTACTGTAGAAGAGGTtttctcaaaaggaaaatacatgcAGAGTGCTACAGTGGAACAGTCCCATACAAAGTGGGTGCGATACAATGGGGAAATTCCGAATCCTCGACCTGGTGCG TGTATAAACAACGAAGCCAGAGCATCAAACTACATGAGTTCTCTGAATTTACCAGACAAAACATTGCAGTTTGTTAAAGATCATCCTCTAATGGATGACTCAGTGACCCCAATGGGAGACAGACCTCGCCTAGTAAAGCGAGATGTGAAGTATACACAGATTGTAGTTGACAGAGTCAGAGCACTCAATGGCACCATCTATGATGTGATGTTCATCGGTACAG ATCGAGGAGCCCTGCACAAAGCTATCAGCTATGAAAATGGAATGCATATTATTGAAGAAACGCagctttttccaaattttgAACCAGTCCAAACTCTCTTGCTTTCGTCCAAAACA ggCAGAAGATACCTCTTTGCTGGTTCAAATTCTGGTGTGGTGCAGTCTCCATTGGCATTTTGTGACAAGTACACCACTTGTGTTGACTGTGTTTTAGCAAGGGATCCTTACTGTGCTTGGAAACCACTTGAAGCTTCCTGcattgatatttttaaagaaggtGAAATGGAAAG GAACTGGATTCAACACATAGGTGGAGATGCATCTTCTTGTTCTG ATAAAGTAAGAGAGAATCCCCTACAGCATACATTCAAGCATGGGAGCACAGCAGAACTCAAGTGTTCTCAAAAGTCCAATCTGGCACAGGTAGTTTGGAAGTTCAAAGATGATGTGCTGAGAGTGGAGAGTCCCAAGTACCGTCTGCTGGAGAAGGCACTGCTCATCTTCAATTTATCAGAAGGAGACAGTGGTGTTTACCAATGTTTGTcagaagaaaaagtgaaaaataaaaaattttcccAAGTGCTGGCTAAGCATGTTTTggaactgaaaaaaatgcagcataCCACGGTGGGCCCCACTGCAACAGCTGCACCAACAGAAGGTAATAGTGATGTGCCAAAAGTGTCAGCTGTGTCAACTGAGGGGTCCACTGCTCACATCTCAACCACTCACATGGTACCAGTAACCACAGTAAGGATATTAACAAAGCCCATTGGCCCTGTCCTAACAAGTGTAGCCTCCAACACCGAGCTCTTCAATTCAATTCCTGATGCAGTCCCGGAAAAGACAATGTTCCTCAAGTCAAATGATAACTTCCTGTTGatgtttctcttcctcttctttttcattctctttttgtGCCTGCTCTCCTACAACTGTTACAAAGGCTACTTGCCAGGGCAGTGCTTGAAATTTCGCTCTGTGATGCTGCTTGGCAAGAAGAAAACGAAGTCAGATTTTTCTGATTGCGAGCAAAGTGTGAAAGAGACGCTGGTGGAGCAGGGCAGCGTCAGCCACCAGAGCGGGGAGCAGCCCAAGCCTGCGCACGACACCGGCTACGAGACGGAGCCCGACTGCGGGAAcagccagctgcaggctggggactCGCAGGCCTCCCGCGAGGGGGCCAAGGACAAGCCCTTCGACGTCAAGTGCGAGCTCAAGTACGCCGACTCGGACGTGGAGGGGGACTGA